A DNA window from Boseongicola sp. contains the following coding sequences:
- a CDS encoding methionine adenosyltransferase, translating to MNRQNYTFTSESVSEGHPDKVCDRISDAVLDAFLTEEPEARVAAETFATTNRVVIGGEVGLSSPEKLDDFMGRVDGIARACIRDIGYEQDEFHHATCEVTNLLHRQSAHIAQGVDASGNKDEGAGDQGIMFGYAVGETPELMPAPIHYAHAILKRLAEVRKSGAEPLLRPDAKSQISLRYEDGKPVEVTSIVLSTQHASEDQSSDDIRGIVEPYIREVLPDGWVSEATEWWVNPTGTFVIGGPDGDAGLTGRKIIVDTYGGAAPHGGGAFSGKDPTKVDRSAAYAARYLAKNIVAAGMAEKCLIQLSYAIGVSKPLSVYADTYGTGQVSPDEIEKAVQATMDLSPRGIREHLQMNKPIYARTAAYGHFGRAAEADGGFSWEKTDLVDALKRAV from the coding sequence ATGAACAGGCAGAATTATACTTTCACGTCGGAAAGCGTTTCCGAGGGGCATCCCGATAAGGTGTGTGACCGGATTTCGGATGCGGTTTTGGATGCATTCCTAACAGAAGAGCCGGAAGCGCGGGTGGCCGCCGAAACCTTTGCAACAACCAACCGGGTTGTCATCGGAGGCGAAGTGGGGCTTTCGAGCCCTGAGAAGCTTGATGATTTCATGGGACGTGTGGATGGCATCGCGCGCGCGTGTATTCGCGACATTGGCTATGAGCAGGACGAGTTTCATCACGCGACCTGTGAGGTGACGAATTTGTTGCACCGCCAGTCCGCGCATATTGCGCAAGGGGTGGATGCGTCCGGCAATAAGGACGAGGGCGCGGGCGATCAGGGGATCATGTTCGGGTATGCTGTTGGCGAGACGCCTGAATTGATGCCTGCTCCGATCCATTATGCGCATGCGATCCTGAAGCGGTTGGCGGAAGTGCGGAAATCCGGGGCTGAGCCTTTGTTGCGCCCGGATGCGAAAAGCCAGATTTCTCTGCGCTACGAGGATGGGAAACCGGTTGAAGTGACCTCGATTGTCTTGTCGACCCAACATGCCAGTGAGGATCAGTCGAGCGATGATATTCGCGGGATTGTTGAGCCCTATATTCGTGAAGTTCTGCCCGACGGTTGGGTCAGCGAGGCGACTGAATGGTGGGTGAACCCGACGGGAACCTTTGTGATTGGCGGGCCAGATGGCGATGCCGGGCTGACGGGGCGGAAGATTATTGTCGATACTTACGGGGGCGCGGCGCCGCATGGGGGTGGTGCATTCTCCGGTAAGGATCCGACCAAGGTTGACCGCTCGGCTGCTTATGCGGCGCGGTATCTGGCGAAGAATATTGTGGCAGCGGGCATGGCGGAGAAATGTCTGATCCAGCTGTCTTATGCCATTGGGGTCTCGAAGCCTTTGTCGGTCTATGCGGACACCTATGGCACCGGGCAGGTTTCGCCGGATGAGATTGAAAAGGCCGTGCAAGCCACCATGGATTTGAGCCCGCGTGGTATTCGCGAGCATCTGCAGATGAATAAGCCGATCTATGCGCGCACGGCGGCCTATGGGCACTTTGGGCGTGCGGCCGAAGCCGATGGTGGGTTTTCCTGGGAGAAAACTGATCTCGTAGACGCTTTGAAGCGCGCTGTTTGA
- the lnt gene encoding apolipoprotein N-acyltransferase, which translates to MAVALLGGAFAALGHAPFGYWPVAVIGFFLIVWTVTNSDVGFRAARAAWYAGLGYFAVTLHWIVEPFLVDVARHGWMAPFALVLMAGGLALFWGAAGWLASRVGGQQRALAFAISLSAAEFLRGVVFTGFPWALPAYIWADTPALGLAAFFGPYGVTLIMLVLVALPLTFANKRLGSGLAFSGLAAMALPSLLVGPDTSILGNVRLVQPNAPQHEKWHPEKAHIFVERQIGFTAEPKGNVDMIVWPETAIPYRLDRAAPVFAQISAAAQGVPVITGINRTENGRNHNALITLESDGQPGDVYDKVHLVPFGEYIPFGQLAQAIGLRSFAARDGYGFNPGAGVRLIDTPLGRALPLICYEAIFPAHGRGLERPDYLLQITNDAWFGKFSGPFQHLDQARFRAVEQGLPLIRVANTGVSGVIDAYGRVTTSLDLGETGFLDATVPVARAETIYARTGDIPVILILLASLGALIVAQRRNAIAKGA; encoded by the coding sequence ATGGCGGTTGCCCTTTTGGGCGGTGCCTTTGCGGCCCTTGGCCATGCTCCTTTCGGATATTGGCCGGTCGCCGTAATCGGGTTTTTTCTGATTGTCTGGACGGTGACGAATTCCGATGTGGGTTTTCGCGCCGCGCGCGCTGCTTGGTACGCGGGACTGGGGTATTTCGCCGTCACATTGCATTGGATCGTCGAGCCTTTTCTGGTCGATGTGGCCCGTCACGGATGGATGGCACCTTTTGCTTTGGTCCTGATGGCGGGCGGGTTGGCGCTGTTTTGGGGCGCAGCAGGCTGGCTTGCTTCACGCGTCGGTGGTCAGCAGCGTGCTTTGGCTTTCGCGATTTCGTTATCGGCTGCAGAGTTTTTGCGTGGTGTGGTGTTCACGGGGTTTCCCTGGGCATTGCCGGCATACATTTGGGCCGATACGCCTGCTCTGGGATTGGCGGCTTTTTTTGGGCCTTATGGCGTGACTCTTATCATGCTGGTTCTGGTCGCCCTGCCGTTGACCTTTGCCAATAAACGACTTGGCTCAGGTCTGGCGTTTTCCGGACTGGCGGCTATGGCATTGCCGTCCTTGTTGGTTGGTCCGGATACAAGCATTCTTGGCAATGTGCGTTTGGTGCAACCAAATGCCCCGCAACATGAAAAGTGGCATCCCGAAAAGGCGCACATCTTTGTTGAGCGCCAGATAGGTTTTACGGCTGAACCAAAGGGCAATGTCGACATGATCGTCTGGCCTGAGACGGCTATTCCATATCGTTTGGACCGTGCAGCACCTGTTTTTGCGCAGATTTCAGCGGCGGCCCAGGGGGTGCCGGTGATCACCGGGATCAATCGGACAGAAAACGGGCGCAATCATAATGCCCTGATTACTTTGGAGTCGGACGGCCAGCCAGGTGATGTTTATGACAAGGTTCATTTGGTGCCCTTTGGCGAATACATTCCTTTTGGCCAACTGGCCCAGGCCATTGGGTTGCGATCCTTTGCGGCGCGGGATGGTTATGGGTTCAATCCAGGTGCCGGTGTTCGTCTGATCGACACTCCTTTGGGCCGCGCTTTGCCATTAATTTGCTATGAAGCGATTTTTCCCGCCCATGGGCGCGGTCTGGAACGGCCGGACTATCTTTTGCAGATTACCAACGACGCCTGGTTCGGTAAATTCTCTGGGCCATTTCAGCATCTGGATCAGGCGCGGTTTCGCGCGGTTGAGCAGGGTTTGCCGTTGATTCGGGTTGCCAACACCGGTGTATCCGGGGTGATTGATGCTTATGGGCGCGTGACCACCAGCCTGGATCTGGGCGAAACCGGATTTCTGGATGCGACAGTGCCTGTGGCACGGGCCGAGACAATTTATGCGCGGACAGGCGACATTCCGGTTATCTTAATCCTTTTGGCGTCACTGGGCGCACTAATCGTTGCTCAAAGGCGCAACGCCATTGCAAAGGGCGCGTGA
- a CDS encoding CBS domain-containing protein, with translation MGDNSEGSSIAAQSARDEDDESSKGFFGRLFDTLSGNEDEDEILSGLSVASGSPIGEMANLTRMRVEDVMLPKVEIVAVPSDIAMSELLEVFRDSGLTRLPVYEGTLDSPMGMVHLKDFALKHGFNGSDASFQLTEMLRPLLYAPPSMPIGVLLQKMQSDRMHMVLVIDEYGGVDGLVTIEDLIEQVIGEIEDEHDIAEGHFWIVEAPGCYLAESRTPIEDFEAEVGYRLLSEEDEEEIDTLGGLVFMLAGRVPSRGEMVKHPLGPVFEVVDADPRRVKRLRIRINAAKAAE, from the coding sequence ATGGGCGACAATAGCGAAGGATCCTCTATCGCGGCGCAGAGCGCGCGAGATGAGGACGATGAGAGTTCGAAGGGCTTTTTTGGACGCCTCTTTGATACTCTGAGTGGCAATGAAGACGAGGACGAAATTTTGTCCGGTCTTTCGGTTGCCAGTGGGTCCCCCATAGGTGAAATGGCCAACCTGACGCGGATGCGCGTCGAGGACGTCATGCTTCCCAAAGTAGAGATTGTGGCAGTGCCCTCTGACATCGCGATGTCAGAGCTGCTTGAGGTGTTTCGCGATAGCGGTCTGACCCGGCTTCCGGTCTATGAGGGCACATTGGACAGCCCCATGGGTATGGTGCACCTGAAAGACTTTGCCCTGAAGCATGGTTTCAATGGCAGCGATGCCTCTTTCCAACTGACCGAGATGCTGCGACCGCTTTTGTATGCGCCGCCGTCGATGCCAATTGGCGTTCTGCTGCAAAAGATGCAGAGCGACCGGATGCATATGGTATTGGTTATCGATGAATATGGCGGCGTTGATGGTCTGGTGACCATCGAGGATCTGATAGAGCAGGTCATCGGTGAGATTGAAGACGAACATGACATTGCTGAGGGCCACTTTTGGATTGTGGAAGCACCGGGTTGTTATCTGGCCGAGTCGCGCACACCGATTGAAGATTTCGAGGCCGAAGTTGGTTACCGCCTTTTGAGCGAAGAAGATGAGGAAGAGATCGACACCCTGGGCGGCCTGGTCTTCATGCTGGCAGGGCGGGTGCCGTCACGGGGCGAAATGGTGAAGCACCCGTTGGGTCCGGTCTTTGAAGTTGTCGATGCCGACCCGCGCCGCGTGAAACGGCTTCGGATTCGGATCAACGCAGCCAAGGCGGCCGAGTGA
- the ybeY gene encoding rRNA maturation RNase YbeY has translation MSVDVIIEDMRWEKTGLEGLAARATAATLLHLELAPTDWDIALLACDDTQIATLNAEFREKPAATNVLSWPSAERGAVRPGDVPLRPGGDSELGDIAISYDTCAREADAAGKPFDDHVLHLIVHGVLHLLGYDHISDADGDLMEATETAILGKLGVPDPY, from the coding sequence ATGAGTGTAGATGTCATCATCGAAGATATGCGTTGGGAAAAGACAGGTCTTGAAGGTCTGGCAGCTCGGGCGACGGCCGCAACCTTGCTGCATCTGGAATTGGCTCCCACGGACTGGGACATCGCGTTACTTGCCTGTGATGATACCCAAATTGCCACATTGAATGCTGAATTTCGCGAAAAGCCTGCAGCCACCAATGTCTTGTCCTGGCCAAGTGCCGAACGGGGTGCAGTACGCCCCGGCGATGTCCCTTTGCGGCCCGGTGGCGACTCGGAATTGGGGGATATTGCAATATCTTACGACACATGCGCCCGCGAGGCGGATGCAGCGGGAAAGCCATTTGACGACCACGTTCTACATTTGATTGTTCATGGGGTGTTGCATCTTTTGGGCTACGATCACATTTCTGATGCAGACGGTGACTTGATGGAAGCCACAGAAACCGCAATACTTGGCAAGCTTGGTGTGCCGGACCCGTATTAA
- the ugpC gene encoding sn-glycerol-3-phosphate ABC transporter ATP-binding protein UgpC, with translation MSGVTLNKVIKRYGDVQVIHGVDLEIKDGEFCVFVGPSGCGKSTLLRMVAGLEETTEGQMNIGTRDVTRMDPSERGVAMVFQTYALYPHMTVEDNMGFGLKMNGHPVTEIKEKVSGASKILKLDEYLKRKPAALSGGQRQRVAIGRAIVRGPEVFLFDEPLSNLDAELRVEMRVEIARLHKEIGATMIYVTHDQVEAMTLADKIVVLRAGIIEQVGAPLHLYRDPDNKFVAGFIGSPAMNFLDGTVKGGAVEVPSLKGSVSPEVTLPSDGTDVIIGLRPEHVEIDPSGDTHRVELTEALGGVSFAYLTSGTGEKMIVEERGDTRSSIGDTVGLSYEPRRLYAFNKATEARIR, from the coding sequence ATGTCAGGAGTGACCCTTAACAAAGTGATCAAGCGCTACGGCGATGTTCAGGTGATCCACGGAGTCGACCTTGAAATCAAGGACGGCGAATTCTGCGTCTTCGTTGGCCCGTCGGGCTGCGGTAAGTCGACGCTTTTGCGCATGGTTGCCGGTCTGGAAGAGACCACCGAAGGCCAGATGAACATTGGCACCCGGGACGTTACACGGATGGATCCATCCGAACGTGGCGTGGCGATGGTGTTCCAGACCTATGCGCTTTATCCGCATATGACGGTTGAAGATAACATGGGATTTGGTCTGAAGATGAACGGCCATCCCGTTACCGAGATTAAAGAAAAAGTCTCGGGCGCATCGAAGATTTTGAAGCTGGACGAGTATCTGAAGCGCAAACCGGCGGCTTTGTCGGGTGGCCAGCGCCAGCGGGTGGCCATTGGCCGCGCGATTGTTCGTGGCCCGGAAGTGTTCCTGTTTGATGAGCCGCTGTCCAACCTTGATGCCGAATTGCGGGTTGAGATGCGGGTCGAAATTGCGCGTCTGCACAAGGAAATCGGCGCGACGATGATCTATGTGACCCACGATCAGGTCGAAGCCATGACTTTGGCGGACAAGATCGTGGTGCTGCGCGCCGGTATTATCGAACAAGTTGGTGCGCCTTTGCATCTGTATCGTGATCCCGACAACAAGTTTGTGGCCGGGTTTATTGGTTCACCTGCGATGAACTTCCTGGATGGGACAGTGAAAGGTGGTGCTGTTGAGGTGCCGTCGTTGAAGGGCAGCGTTTCGCCCGAGGTGACTTTGCCTTCGGATGGCACTGATGTGATCATTGGTCTGCGTCCTGAACATGTGGAAATTGATCCGAGCGGCGACACGCACCGGGTTGAACTGACCGAAGCGCTGGGCGGTGTCAGCTTTGCCTATCTGACGTCTGGAACGGGCGAAAAGATGATTGTCGAAGAGCGCGGCGATACCCGCAGCAGCATCGGCGATACCGTCGGTTTGTCCTATGAACCACGTCGTTTGTATGCGTTCAACAAAGCGACGGAAGCACGCATTCGCTAA
- a CDS encoding helix-turn-helix domain-containing protein, giving the protein MARTRSGDGTVGKALEVLDRVAAFGRPVRFAELLEDSPYPKATLYRFVQTLTNQGMLRFDPERNAYALGVRLVRLAHAAWEQSSLAPIARPYVDALAQDVDETVHLAQLDHAQVLYVDKRNADNPIEMYSSAGKVGPAYCTGVGKAMMAFLSEDDLQPILDQQSYHKFTDTTLTSPKALRTELNAIHESGHGFDREEHEPGIICVALPILSAAGRPLGAISVTSSTDRQSYASLERLVPRIKQATTAIATEAQHWRFPDQQHTQIEQAGTD; this is encoded by the coding sequence ATGGCGCGCACCAGAAGTGGTGACGGAACCGTTGGGAAAGCACTGGAAGTGCTTGATCGCGTTGCTGCGTTCGGTCGTCCCGTGCGGTTTGCCGAGCTGCTGGAAGACTCGCCATACCCCAAAGCCACGCTCTATCGTTTCGTCCAGACGCTGACGAATCAGGGCATGCTGCGCTTTGACCCGGAACGAAATGCCTATGCCTTGGGTGTGCGTCTTGTGCGCCTTGCTCATGCCGCCTGGGAGCAGTCTTCTTTGGCGCCGATCGCGCGCCCCTATGTGGACGCTTTGGCTCAGGACGTGGATGAAACGGTGCATTTGGCGCAATTGGATCATGCGCAGGTGCTTTATGTCGACAAGCGCAATGCAGATAATCCTATTGAGATGTATTCGTCAGCTGGCAAGGTCGGTCCCGCATATTGCACCGGGGTTGGCAAAGCGATGATGGCTTTTCTGAGTGAAGACGACCTTCAGCCGATCCTGGATCAGCAAAGTTATCACAAGTTTACCGACACAACGCTGACATCGCCTAAGGCGCTGCGCACAGAATTAAATGCCATTCATGAAAGTGGCCATGGATTTGACCGTGAAGAGCATGAACCGGGCATTATTTGCGTGGCGCTGCCTATCCTTTCAGCAGCCGGGCGACCCCTGGGGGCAATTTCGGTGACGTCATCGACGGACCGCCAATCTTATGCCAGTCTCGAGCGGTTGGTTCCGCGGATCAAACAAGCGACGACAGCTATAGCCACCGAAGCGCAGCATTGGCGCTTTCCAGATCAACAACACACACAAATTGAACAAGCGGGGACAGATTAA
- a CDS encoding extracellular solute-binding protein, whose product MRSMFKASVAALGLAAITAGGAMAGSHALTGDLKIFLDTSNPAPRATMEAQIAEFQKMHPDLNIETTVIDREAYKTQIRNFLTADAPDVATWYAANRMRPYVEAGLFEDVSDLWAEEDIANNLASTKGAMTIDGKQWGVPYTYYQWGVYYRKDIYEELGLAEPSNWDEFKSNCQAIVDSGRSCFTIGSKFLWTAGGWFDYLNLRTNGFDYHMDMAAGNVAWTDDGVRQTFANWKELIDMGAFVENHQNYSWQEALPFMVNGESAGYLMGNFAVAPLREAGLTDDQLDFYQFPAINEGVALAEDAPTDTFHIPANASNKEAAREFLRFMVSANVQTTINNGANLGQLPVNAGSAVDDDKFLNEGFEMLSSNSPGGVAQFFDRDFPAEMAAEAMQGFQEFMVFPDNLDDILARLEKVRARVYQ is encoded by the coding sequence ATGCGTTCCATGTTCAAAGCGTCCGTTGCGGCGCTCGGCCTTGCTGCCATCACGGCAGGCGGGGCAATGGCAGGTAGCCATGCACTAACCGGCGATCTGAAAATCTTCTTGGATACATCGAACCCGGCACCTCGTGCCACGATGGAAGCTCAGATTGCCGAATTCCAGAAGATGCACCCTGATCTCAACATCGAGACAACGGTGATCGACCGCGAAGCATATAAAACGCAGATCCGGAACTTCCTGACTGCCGACGCGCCTGACGTTGCGACCTGGTATGCGGCGAACCGGATGCGTCCTTACGTGGAAGCTGGTCTGTTTGAAGATGTGTCGGACCTCTGGGCCGAAGAAGACATCGCAAACAACCTGGCCTCGACCAAGGGTGCGATGACTATCGACGGCAAGCAATGGGGCGTTCCCTACACTTACTATCAGTGGGGCGTTTACTATCGCAAAGACATCTACGAAGAGCTGGGTCTGGCTGAACCGTCCAACTGGGACGAGTTCAAGTCGAACTGTCAGGCAATCGTCGATTCTGGTCGCTCGTGCTTCACAATCGGTTCGAAGTTCCTTTGGACTGCTGGTGGTTGGTTCGACTATCTGAATCTGCGCACCAACGGCTTTGACTATCACATGGATATGGCTGCCGGTAACGTTGCATGGACAGACGACGGCGTTCGTCAGACATTCGCGAACTGGAAAGAGCTGATCGACATGGGTGCCTTTGTCGAAAACCACCAGAACTACTCGTGGCAGGAAGCCCTGCCCTTCATGGTTAACGGCGAATCCGCTGGTTACCTGATGGGTAACTTCGCTGTGGCTCCTTTGCGCGAAGCAGGCCTGACGGACGATCAGCTGGACTTCTACCAGTTCCCAGCGATCAACGAAGGTGTTGCACTGGCGGAAGATGCGCCTACCGACACGTTCCACATTCCGGCCAATGCGTCGAACAAAGAAGCAGCACGTGAATTCCTGCGCTTTATGGTTTCGGCAAATGTTCAAACCACCATCAACAATGGTGCGAACCTTGGTCAGCTGCCCGTTAACGCTGGATCGGCAGTGGATGACGACAAGTTCCTGAACGAAGGCTTTGAAATGCTGTCTTCGAACTCGCCCGGCGGTGTCGCGCAGTTCTTCGACCGCGACTTCCCGGCTGAAATGGCTGCAGAAGCTATGCAGGGTTTCCAGGAATTCATGGTGTTCCCAGACAATCTGGACGACATCCTTGCGCGCCTCGAAAAAGTCCGCGCTCGCGTCTACCAGTAA
- a CDS encoding ABC transporter permease subunit, whose amino-acid sequence MATPTTEITAERGWYKRNEIAITPWLFLAPAILFFMVYVIIPIFQSISISFYDWDGLGEARWVGLANYVELADDSAFEVSLWNNLKWLLFYLLAIPAGLFIALFLNQTVPGIRIYKSLFFFPFVLSQVVVGLVFSWFYLPNEGLFSSMLGLIGLGPVNVLGDPTWATYGIIAAGLWPQTAYCMILYLTGLNAVDPEQVEAARLDGAKGWKMLWYVIVPQLKPATFIAFVVTIIGALRSFDLISIMTNGGPFGQTRVLSFYMFEKALSEYGFRMGYGAAIAVVLFLIMLVFIAYFLWSMWSEEKGR is encoded by the coding sequence ATGGCAACACCAACCACCGAGATTACCGCTGAACGCGGTTGGTATAAGCGCAATGAAATTGCGATCACGCCTTGGCTGTTTTTGGCCCCGGCGATCCTGTTTTTCATGGTTTACGTTATTATCCCGATCTTCCAGTCGATCAGTATCAGCTTTTATGACTGGGATGGTTTGGGCGAAGCCCGTTGGGTCGGGCTTGCGAACTATGTCGAGCTTGCCGATGACAGCGCATTCGAGGTTTCCCTTTGGAATAACCTCAAATGGCTCTTGTTCTATCTGCTCGCGATCCCGGCAGGTCTGTTCATCGCTCTATTCCTGAACCAGACGGTGCCGGGTATCCGAATCTACAAATCGCTGTTCTTCTTTCCCTTCGTTCTGTCACAGGTCGTTGTTGGTCTGGTGTTCAGCTGGTTTTACCTGCCGAACGAAGGCCTGTTCTCAAGCATGCTCGGATTAATCGGGCTAGGCCCGGTCAACGTTCTGGGTGATCCGACTTGGGCAACCTACGGCATCATCGCCGCGGGCCTCTGGCCGCAGACAGCCTACTGTATGATCCTCTATCTCACGGGTCTCAACGCCGTTGACCCCGAACAGGTTGAAGCCGCCCGCCTTGATGGCGCGAAGGGCTGGAAGATGCTGTGGTATGTGATCGTGCCACAACTGAAACCCGCCACATTCATTGCCTTCGTTGTGACGATCATCGGCGCGCTGCGTTCGTTCGACCTGATCTCGATCATGACCAACGGTGGCCCTTTCGGTCAAACCCGCGTCCTGTCGTTCTACATGTTCGAAAAGGCGCTGTCCGAATACGGCTTCCGCATGGGCTATGGCGCCGCAATCGCCGTTGTCCTGTTCCTTATCATGCTTGTCTTCATCGCCTACTTCCTGTGGTCGATGTGGTCCGAAGAGAAGGGTCGCTAA
- a CDS encoding ABC transporter permease subunit: MFPTPIEKRPQSTQIAYKVVLPIALIVWLLPLIAVAMFSIKPDTDFTQGNYWGLPGSFEAAANYGQVFFNSDMPRYMLNSVLITVPTMLGAVALSAMAGFALGIYKFKSNIWIFFLFVAGNFVPFQILMVPVRDLTLDMGLYNTKTGLVLFHIAFQTGFCTLFMRNFIRQLPFALIEAARVEGIAEWRIFWYVVLPLMKPALAALAVLIFTFIWNDYFWAVVLTQGPESQPVTAGITSFNAQFRAAYHLMSAGSIVAALPPVLMFFLMQKHFIAGLTLGAVK, from the coding sequence ATGTTTCCTACCCCAATTGAAAAGCGCCCGCAGTCCACGCAGATCGCCTATAAAGTCGTCCTGCCCATCGCCTTGATCGTCTGGCTTCTGCCGCTGATCGCGGTGGCCATGTTCTCGATCAAACCGGACACTGACTTCACCCAAGGCAACTACTGGGGCTTGCCGGGCTCGTTCGAAGCCGCCGCCAACTATGGCCAGGTCTTCTTCAACTCCGACATGCCACGCTACATGCTGAACTCGGTGCTGATCACCGTGCCAACCATGCTAGGCGCGGTCGCGCTTTCAGCCATGGCAGGCTTTGCCTTGGGCATCTACAAGTTCAAGTCGAACATTTGGATCTTCTTCCTGTTCGTCGCGGGTAACTTCGTGCCCTTCCAAATCCTTATGGTGCCGGTCCGCGACCTGACCCTCGACATGGGCCTCTACAACACGAAGACCGGACTCGTCCTGTTCCACATCGCGTTCCAAACCGGCTTCTGCACCCTCTTCATGCGCAACTTCATCCGGCAACTGCCTTTTGCGTTGATCGAAGCGGCTCGGGTTGAAGGCATCGCAGAATGGCGCATCTTCTGGTATGTCGTCCTGCCCTTGATGAAGCCCGCATTGGCAGCCCTTGCTGTGCTGATCTTCACGTTCATCTGGAACGATTACTTTTGGGCCGTCGTTTTGACGCAAGGTCCCGAAAGTCAGCCCGTGACAGCCGGTATCACCAGCTTTAACGCCCAGTTCCGCGCCGCCTATCACTTAATGAGCGCCGGTTCGATCGTCGCCGCCCTGCCGCCCGTGCTGATGTTCTTCCTGATGCAGAAGCACTTCATCGCAGGCCTGACATTGGGTGCCGTTAAATAA